The following nucleotide sequence is from Pseudonocardia abyssalis.
CCGTTCGCCTCGGCGGCCAGCTTCCAGCCCAGGTTGAACGCGTCCTGGAGGCCGAGGTTGAGCCCCTGCCCGCCCACCGGCGGGTGGACGTGCGCGGCGTCTCCGGCGAGCAGCACCCGGCCGGTCCGGTAGCGCTCGGCCAGCCGGGTGGCGTCGCCGAAGCGGGAGAGCCAGCGCGGGGAGTGCACGCCGAAGTCGGTGCCGGCGACGGCGCGGAGCCGCCGCGCGACCTCGTCGAGCGTCGGCGGGGTGCGGTCCCCGGCCAGTCCCTCCGCGGGCACGACGACGCGGAACACCCCGTCCCCGATCGGCCCGACGCCGAACCACCGCCGCGTCCTCCGCACCTCCGCCACCACCGCGGCCACCGTCTCGGGCGGCACGCCGACCTCCATCTCCCCCAGCAGCGTCTCGATCCGGGTGGCCTCCCCGGGGAAGCCGACGCCGAGCAGCTTGCGCACCGTGCTGCGCCCGCCGTCGCAGCCGACGAGGTAGCGCGAGCGCAGCGTCGAGCCGTCGGCCAGCTCGACGGACACGCCGTCGTCGTCCTGGGCGATCCCGACCAGCTCGCACCCGCGCCGCACCTCCGCCCCGACCTCGGCGGCGTGCTCGGCGAGCAGCCGGTCGGTGACGGGCTGCGGGATGCCGAGGACGTAGCCGTGCGCGGTGTCCAGCCCCTCCGGCGCGGGCGCGGTGATGCCGGCGAAGAACCCGCCGACCGGGTACCGCGTGCCGTGCTCGAGGAACCGCTCCAACAGCCCCCGCTGGTCGAGCACCTCGATGCTGCGCGCGTGCAGGCCCAGCGAGCGCACCACCCTCGTCGGCTCCGCGTCCCGCTCCAACACGACCACCCGCACGTCGTGCAGCCGCAGTTCGGCGGCCAGCAGCAGCCCCGTCGGGCCACCGCCCGCCACGATCACGTCAATCATCGATTCCCCCGTCTCCCCAGGTCCTGGGCATCGGCGGGAGAGTCTGCGGCACGACGGGGGTCTTGCCGCAAGACCCCCGGTGCGCTATACGTTGGAGGAGCCGGAGAGTGCGGCGTACGCCCCCGGTTCCCAGGTCGGTCCGCCGCCGGGACGGCCGAGGCGCCCGATCCCGATCCGGCACTCCCGCACGCGGTCGGCGCCCGGGCGGTCGCCGAGCCGCCACTGCCGGTCGTCCCGGCCGCCGTCGAGATCACCGACGGTCCTCCGATCGTGTGGAGCTTGACCGTGCCGCAGCGGCACGGTGTTCCGTGGGGGTCGCAGCACGGTTCCACCCCCGACACCGGACCGGAGTGATCATGCCCGCCCTGATCGACCTCGACGACCTGTTCGCCGACCCCGAGTTCGCCGCGCCGTCGCTGTCCGCCGACGGGACGCGGATCGCCTACCTGGCCCCGGCCCACGGGCGGCGCCAGGTCTGGGTGCGCGGCATCGACGAGACCCACGAGGACGCGGTGTGCGTCACCCGCGACACCCGGCGCGGGATCACCACCTACTACTGGACCGACGACCCGCGCCGGCTGCTGTACCTGCAGGACACCGACGGCAACGAGGACTGGCACCTCTACCGGGTCGACCTCGACACCCCGGACGAGCCCGCCGTCGACCTCACCCCGATGGGCCCCGGATCGCGCGTGTTCGCCGCCGACACCGAGACCACGGTGCCCGGCACCGCGATCGTCTGGATGAACCCCCGCCCGCTCTACGTCGACGTGTTCCGCATCGACCTGGCCACCGGCGAGACCACCCCGCTGGTCGAGCGCACCGACCCGTCCGAGTTCTTCCTCCTCGACCGCGACGGCGCGGCGACCTGGTTCATCTCGCGCGCCGACGACGGCACCCACGAGGTCTTCGCGGTCGACCGCGACACCGCCGAGCGGCGCCTGCTGCACCGACTCGGTGGCCCCGAGCACCCGATGGGGGTGTTCCTCCTCCCCCTTCCCGACGGCAGCGGCGCCCTGCTCGGCGACTACCACGGGTCCGACGACCTGTGCCTGGTGCGCCTGGACCGCGACACCGGCGGGCGGACCGTCGTCGCCGCCATGGAGGGGCACAGCCTCGACACGCTCAGCTCCGTCGCCGACACCCTGCCGCCGACCGTGTTCGCCAGCCGGCGCACCGGCGAGGTCATCGCCGCCCGCTTCACCGGCGACCGGCCACAGGTCGTGGCGATCGACCCGCACTTCGCCGAGATCCAGACCGCTCTGGAGCAGCTCACCGACGGCGTGCTGGGCTGGGTGAGCTCGGATCTCGACGAGCAGCGCTGGGTCGCGACCTTCATCCACGACCGCGAACCCCCGACGACGTGGTTCTACGACCACACCAGCGGCGACGCCCGCCTGCTGTTCCGCGACGGGAGCCGCGACCCCGCCGACAACCCATCGACGACCGCGGTCCGGTTCCCGGCCCGCGACGGCCTGCCACTGCACGCCTTCCTCACCCTGCCGGTCGGCGTCGAGCCGCGGAACCTGCCGCTGGTACTGCTCGTGCACGGCGGGCCGTGGATGCACGACACCTGGGGCTACACCGCGGCGGTGCAGTTCCTGGCCAACCGCGGCTACGCCGTGCTGAAGGTGAACTTCCGGGGGTCGACCGGCTACGGGCGCCGGCACCTGACCGCGGCGATCGGCGAGTTCGCGGGCGCGATGCACGACGACCTGATCGACGCCGTCGAGTGGGCGGTCGCGCAGGGGTATGCCGACCCGGACCGCCTCGGCATCGTCGGCGGCTCCTACGGCGGCTACGCAGCACTCGTCGGGGTCACCGTCACGCCGGAGAGGTTCGCCGCCGCCGTCGACTACGTCGGCATCTCCGACCTCGCGAGCTTCCTGTCCGCGCTGCCCCCGTTCGTGCGGGCGAACATGACCAACAACTGGATCGCCTACGTCGGCGACCCCGACGACCCCGAGGCCCTGGCCGACATGCGCCGCCGGTCGCCGGTCACCCTGGTCGACCGGATCCGCACCCCGCTGCTGGTCGCCCAGGGCGCCAACGACGTCCGCGTCGTGCAGTCCGAGTCCGACAACATCGTCGCCCCGCTGCGCGCCCGCGGTGTGCCGGTCGAGTACCTCGTGGCGCAGGACGAGGGCCACGGGTTCGACAACCCGGAGAACCAGGTCAGGCTCTTCCGCGCGATCGAGCGGCACCTCGCCGCCCACCTCGGCGGGCGCAGTGCGGAGAGCACCTGATCCACGTCATCGCCCGAAAGCCCGCCGACGCCCGCTGCACGCTCTGACGCCGCACGACCCGACTCCTATGCAGGCCCCTGGTGACCCATATAGGGTAAGCTTACCTAACTTCTCCCAGGAGATGAGCGCACCAGGCATGAACACCCTCACGACGTGCATGGCGACGGTTTCCCTGGGCGGGAGCCTCGAACAGAAGCTGGATGCCGCCGCCGCCGCGGGATTCGACGGCATCGAGTTGCTCGACGACGACCTGCGCACCTCGGGGATGACCCCGGCGGTGTGCGCGCAGCGCTGCGCGGACCTCGGCCTGACCATCGACCTGTACCAGCCGTTCCGGCGCGCGGAGGGGGTCTCCCCCGACGAGTTCGGCGCCGTGCTGACGCGGTTCCGGCACCACCTCGGGGTGATGGGCGAGCTCGGCGCACGCTCGATCCTCGTCGTCTCCAACACCGACGACGACGCCGACCCCAGCCGCGACCTCTCGGTCTCGCAGCTCGTCGCACTGACCGACGCCGCGGCCGAGGACGGGATGGAGGTCGCGTTCGAGGCACTGGTGTGGGGCACGCACATCAACCGCGTCACCGACGCGTGGGACGCGGTGCGGACCGCGGCGCACCCGGGCCTGTCGCTCGTCGTCGACACGTTCCACCTCCTCGCGGGCGGCGAGACCACCGCCGACCTGGAACTGCTGCCCGACGGCGCGGTGGGGTTCCTCCAGCTCGCCGACGCCCCCTGGCTCGCCCTGGACCTCGTCTCGTGGAGCCGCGGGCACCGGTGCTTCCCGGACGAGGGCGAGATGGACCTGCTGACCCCCGTTGCGTCGGTCGTGTCCGCGGGTTACGCGGGGCCGCTGTCGCTGGAGATCTTCAACCCCGGGTACCGCACGCGTCCGCCGCACGAGGTCGCACGCCAGGGCGCGGAGGCCCTGGCGCGGTTCGCCGGTCGGCTGCAGGACGCGGTGACCGCTCATCCCGCGGGTTCGCCCACGCCCTGGAGCCCGGCGAGCACCGCGGCCCAGCGCGCGAGCCGCTGATCCTCGGCGAGCACGACGTAGTCGAGCCCCTCGATCCCGTCGCCGCGCCACTTCTCCACCAGCTCCATGACCCGCACGGAGTCCATGCCCTGGTCGCGGAGGTCCGACTCGCCGTCGAGGTCGGCCACCTCGGCGAACAGGACGTCGGCGACGTCGGCCGCCACCTGCTCGGCACTGAGAATGATCGGGGTTCGGGGGTTCATCGGTGTTCGACTCCTTCTGTCGGAACGGGGGAACGGTCGGCCAGGTCGACGAACGCGGGCACCCAGCGCTGCGCCTGACCTGCGCCGAGCACGATCTCGGAGTGCGGGGTGTCCACCCGCACGGTCTCCAGCCGCGGCAGGAACGCGGACCACATGCCCTCCAGCTGCGCGGTGTAGGAATCGGGGCGGTCGTCCTCGCCCGCCGCCGCGACCAGTAGCGCCGGCACGTCGAGGCGGCCGTCCGTCGGAGCGGTCAGCAGCAGGTCGACGCGGGTCGCCGCGACCGCGATCGCGCGGCGCTGCGTGGCGTCGAGGCCGCCGAACATCCGCTCACCCAGCTCGGGTCCGACCTCCTCCTCGATCGTCGCGGCGATCCGGTCCTGCAGCCCGGTGTCGCTCCGCAGGTCGGCCATCGTCACCGTGACCGGCTCGACGTCCTCCTGCAGCGGCCCGTCGGCGATCGGGATCGCGTCGATGATCGCGAGGGCGCGCACCCCCAGGCCACGCCGGTCCAGCTCCTGGGCGACGCCGTACGCGAGATGCCCGCCGTAGGACCAGCCGAGCAGGTCGTACGGGCCCTCCGGCCGCTGCGACACGACCGCGTCGGCGTACGCGCGGCAGGCCTCCGCGAAGTCCGCGAAGTCGACGTCCGCGCCGCCGTGCACCGGATCCTGGATGCCGTACACCGACCAGTCGGCGGGGAGCAGCGGCACGAGGTGCGAGTACATCGTGGCGACGCCCGTGTACTCGTGGAAGCAGAACAGCGTCGTGTCGCCCGGGACCTCGCGCAGCGGGAGCAGCATCGCCTCGCCCACCGTCGGGCCCGCCGTGCCCGACCACCCGTCGAGGTGCTCGGCCAGTGCCACGACCGTCTGGTGGGCGAAGACGTCGCGGACCAGCAGGCCGTGGTCACCCCCGTCCGGACGCTGCACCGCGTTGACCCGCGCGACCAGGCGCATCGCGAGCAGGGAGTTGCCCCCGCTCTCGAAGAAGTTCGCGGCCACCGAGTACCGGTCGAGCCCGAGCAGCTCCGCGGCCGCCCTGGCGAGCAGCTGCTCCGTCGGGGTGCGCGGCGGGGTGTGCTCCGCACCGGCCACCTCGATCGCGGGCAGCGCCCGGGCGTCGACCTTTCCGTTGACCGTCAGCGGGATCTGCGCGACCGCGGCGAGGCCCGCGGGCAACATGTAGTCGGGCAGTGTGGCGCGCGCGCGGGCGCGCACGGCGTCGAGGTCGACCGAGGACGGCAGCCCCGCGGCGGGCACGACGTAGCCGTGCAGCTGCGTGGCCCCGGAGGCGTCCCTGCGGGCGACCACGGCGGCGCGCGCCACCTGCGGGTCGGCCACCAGCACGTCGGCGACCTCCCCCGGCTCGATGCGGTACCCGCGGATCTTCACCTGGTCGTCGGTGCGGCCGAGGTACTCGATGTCGCCCCGGGCGGTCCACC
It contains:
- the rox gene encoding rifampin monooxygenase; translated protein: MIDVIVAGGGPTGLLLAAELRLHDVRVVVLERDAEPTRVVRSLGLHARSIEVLDQRGLLERFLEHGTRYPVGGFFAGITAPAPEGLDTAHGYVLGIPQPVTDRLLAEHAAEVGAEVRRGCELVGIAQDDDGVSVELADGSTLRSRYLVGCDGGRSTVRKLLGVGFPGEATRIETLLGEMEVGVPPETVAAVVAEVRRTRRWFGVGPIGDGVFRVVVPAEGLAGDRTPPTLDEVARRLRAVAGTDFGVHSPRWLSRFGDATRLAERYRTGRVLLAGDAAHVHPPVGGQGLNLGLQDAFNLGWKLAAEANGWAPEGLLDSYHSERHPVAADVLANVRAQTELMSVEPGPQAVRRLLSELMEFQEVNRFLTEKIIAIGIRYDLGDDHPLVGRRLRDVGLARGSLYGRMHGGRGLLLDRTGRLAVGGWAERVDHVVDGGAEPDVPAALLRPDGHVVWVGEDQQELDDRLGRWFGDRVPAG
- a CDS encoding S9 family peptidase, which produces MPALIDLDDLFADPEFAAPSLSADGTRIAYLAPAHGRRQVWVRGIDETHEDAVCVTRDTRRGITTYYWTDDPRRLLYLQDTDGNEDWHLYRVDLDTPDEPAVDLTPMGPGSRVFAADTETTVPGTAIVWMNPRPLYVDVFRIDLATGETTPLVERTDPSEFFLLDRDGAATWFISRADDGTHEVFAVDRDTAERRLLHRLGGPEHPMGVFLLPLPDGSGALLGDYHGSDDLCLVRLDRDTGGRTVVAAMEGHSLDTLSSVADTLPPTVFASRRTGEVIAARFTGDRPQVVAIDPHFAEIQTALEQLTDGVLGWVSSDLDEQRWVATFIHDREPPTTWFYDHTSGDARLLFRDGSRDPADNPSTTAVRFPARDGLPLHAFLTLPVGVEPRNLPLVLLVHGGPWMHDTWGYTAAVQFLANRGYAVLKVNFRGSTGYGRRHLTAAIGEFAGAMHDDLIDAVEWAVAQGYADPDRLGIVGGSYGGYAALVGVTVTPERFAAAVDYVGISDLASFLSALPPFVRANMTNNWIAYVGDPDDPEALADMRRRSPVTLVDRIRTPLLVAQGANDVRVVQSESDNIVAPLRARGVPVEYLVAQDEGHGFDNPENQVRLFRAIERHLAAHLGGRSAEST
- a CDS encoding sugar phosphate isomerase/epimerase family protein; this encodes MATVSLGGSLEQKLDAAAAAGFDGIELLDDDLRTSGMTPAVCAQRCADLGLTIDLYQPFRRAEGVSPDEFGAVLTRFRHHLGVMGELGARSILVVSNTDDDADPSRDLSVSQLVALTDAAAEDGMEVAFEALVWGTHINRVTDAWDAVRTAAHPGLSLVVDTFHLLAGGETTADLELLPDGAVGFLQLADAPWLALDLVSWSRGHRCFPDEGEMDLLTPVASVVSAGYAGPLSLEIFNPGYRTRPPHEVARQGAEALARFAGRLQDAVTAHPAGSPTPWSPASTAAQRASR
- a CDS encoding phosphopantetheine-binding protein yields the protein MNPRTPIILSAEQVAADVADVLFAEVADLDGESDLRDQGMDSVRVMELVEKWRGDGIEGLDYVVLAEDQRLARWAAVLAGLQGVGEPAG